A genomic window from Desulfovibrio sp. X2 includes:
- the nikR gene encoding nickel-responsive transcriptional regulator NikR — protein sequence MGQTIRFGVSLDSDLLEKFDKLCEEKSYQTRSEAIRDLIRNTLVQKEWEDAEGELAGTLSLVYDHHQSDLAQRLTEIQHDAHDLIQCSMHVHLDHHNCLEVLVLRGDAGRIRDLAQRLVATKGVKHGKLGLTTTGHDLA from the coding sequence ATGGGACAGACCATCCGCTTCGGCGTTTCGCTCGACTCGGACCTGCTCGAGAAGTTCGACAAGCTGTGCGAGGAGAAGAGCTACCAGACGCGCAGCGAGGCCATCCGCGACCTGATCCGCAACACGCTGGTGCAGAAGGAGTGGGAGGACGCCGAGGGCGAGCTGGCCGGGACCCTGTCCCTGGTCTACGACCACCACCAGTCCGACCTGGCGCAGCGGCTGACCGAGATCCAGCACGACGCCCACGACCTCATCCAGTGCTCCATGCACGTCCACCTGGACCACCACAACTGCCTGGAGGTCCTGGTCCTGCGCGGGGACGCCGGACGCATCCGCGACCTGGCGCAGCGCCTCGTGGCCACCAAGGGCGTGAAGCACGGCAAGCTCGGCCTGACCACCACCGGCCACGACCTGGCCTGA
- a CDS encoding OmpA family protein, translating to MFAKRFALTFAALALLLAVPAMAGAQSKTVLSRPQGATGQPLTPPGQTMEKKGPSPLIQKGQYVQTADNFIILFDSSGSMAGEYAPSKTTKLLAAEDLLRAFNADIPDFNYKAGLYTFTPWKAYYPLGSYDKAGYRQAIDSLPTEIPGGQAFGAPTPLGEAMLKVGDMLKTLSGRTVVIIFSDGRNTDTRNPVKIAKGLAAKYNVCFMTVSVAQNRDGQKMLDSIAKASPCSLNVDFDYAVRNPEVCTGQICALAPFTAIVQPSGTTYVPVHTIWFAFDKSDLRAWDKEMLDKAAADLKADPSSTFYASGYTDSIGTEKYNVGLSMRRAMAAKEYLVKKHGINPDRMVIRWFGESSPAASNETAAGRRLNRRVEYMVMPGSK from the coding sequence ATGTTCGCCAAAAGGTTCGCACTCACCTTCGCGGCCCTGGCTCTCCTGCTGGCCGTTCCGGCCATGGCAGGGGCCCAGAGCAAAACCGTCCTGAGCCGCCCCCAGGGCGCGACCGGCCAGCCCCTGACGCCTCCGGGCCAGACAATGGAGAAGAAGGGACCGAGCCCCCTGATCCAGAAAGGCCAGTACGTGCAGACGGCCGACAACTTCATCATCCTCTTCGACTCCTCCGGCTCCATGGCCGGTGAGTACGCGCCCTCCAAGACGACCAAGCTGCTCGCGGCCGAGGATCTGCTGCGCGCCTTCAACGCGGACATCCCCGACTTCAATTACAAGGCGGGGCTGTACACCTTCACGCCCTGGAAGGCCTATTACCCCCTGGGTTCCTACGACAAGGCGGGCTACCGCCAGGCCATCGACTCGCTGCCCACCGAGATCCCGGGCGGCCAGGCCTTCGGCGCGCCCACGCCGCTCGGCGAGGCCATGCTCAAGGTCGGCGACATGCTGAAGACGCTTTCCGGCCGCACCGTGGTCATCATCTTCTCCGACGGCCGCAACACCGACACGAGAAACCCGGTCAAGATCGCCAAGGGCCTGGCCGCGAAGTACAATGTCTGCTTCATGACCGTCAGCGTGGCCCAGAACCGGGACGGCCAGAAGATGCTCGACTCCATCGCCAAGGCCAGCCCCTGCTCCCTGAACGTGGACTTCGATTACGCGGTGCGCAACCCCGAGGTCTGCACCGGCCAGATCTGCGCCCTGGCGCCCTTCACCGCGATCGTCCAGCCGAGTGGAACGACCTACGTGCCCGTGCACACCATCTGGTTCGCCTTCGACAAGTCCGACCTCAGGGCCTGGGACAAGGAGATGCTGGACAAGGCCGCGGCCGACCTGAAGGCCGACCCCTCCTCCACCTTCTACGCCTCGGGCTACACCGACAGCATCGGCACCGAGAAGTACAACGTGGGCCTGTCCATGCGCCGGGCCATGGCCGCCAAGGAATACCTGGTCAAGAAGCACGGCATCAACCCTGACCGCATGGTCATCCGCTGGTTCGGCGAGAGCTCGCCCGCGGCCAGCAACGAGACCGCGGCCGGACGCCGCCTGAACCGCCGCGTGGAGTACATGGTCATGCCGGGCTCCAAGTAG
- a CDS encoding flagellar basal body rod C-terminal domain-containing protein: protein MSIDVNVQALGGFATAAAVTANNVANSNTPGFKQSRTEFETGPDGEGMRVGSIDVDNSPGPAIPASGLPEDGGPARLAPGLIEGSNTDIGTQMVDLGLVQNAYAANVAAVRTQDQLAGTVLDMIA from the coding sequence ATGAGCATCGACGTCAACGTCCAGGCCCTGGGCGGCTTCGCGACCGCCGCAGCCGTGACGGCCAACAACGTGGCCAACTCGAACACGCCCGGCTTCAAGCAGTCGCGCACCGAGTTCGAGACCGGCCCGGACGGCGAGGGCATGCGCGTCGGCTCCATCGACGTGGACAACTCCCCCGGCCCCGCCATCCCCGCCTCGGGCCTGCCCGAGGACGGAGGCCCGGCCCGCCTGGCCCCCGGACTCATCGAAGGCTCCAACACCGACATCGGCACCCAGATGGTCGACCTCGGCCTCGTGCAGAACGCCTATGCGGCCAACGTCGCGGCCGTCCGCACCCAGGACCAGCTCGCGGGCACCGTGCTCGACATGATCGCCTGA
- a CDS encoding bacterioferritin, producing the protein MKTAAGSKDRKARMQKVIEALNKARSMELHAINQYMNQHYGLDDKDYGELAANMKLIAIDEMRHAEMFAERIKELGGEPTSEPAAKVAKGQDVKDVFPFDAGLEDNTIDVYNQLLLVCRENGDSGSVKLFEQIIDEEQLHYNYFDNVGGHIETLGDVYLSKIAGTPSSTGGTTKGFVLNAAGGAAAG; encoded by the coding sequence ATGAAAACCGCCGCCGGGAGCAAGGACAGGAAAGCGCGCATGCAGAAGGTCATCGAGGCCCTGAACAAGGCCCGGTCCATGGAGCTGCACGCCATCAACCAGTACATGAACCAGCACTACGGCCTGGACGACAAGGACTACGGGGAGCTGGCCGCGAACATGAAGCTCATCGCCATCGACGAGATGCGCCATGCCGAGATGTTCGCCGAGCGCATCAAGGAGCTGGGCGGCGAGCCCACGAGCGAGCCCGCGGCCAAGGTCGCCAAGGGGCAGGACGTGAAGGACGTCTTCCCCTTCGACGCCGGGCTCGAGGACAACACCATCGACGTCTACAACCAGCTCCTGCTCGTCTGCCGCGAGAACGGCGACAGCGGCAGCGTGAAGCTCTTCGAGCAGATCATCGACGAGGAGCAGCTGCACTACAACTACTTCGACAACGTCGGCGGGCACATCGAGACGCTCGGCGACGTCTACCTCTCCAAGATCGCGGGCACGCCCTCGTCCACGGGAGGCACCACCAAGGGCTTCGTGCTGAACGCCGCCGGAGGCGCCGCGGCAGGCTAG
- the folE2 gene encoding GTP cyclohydrolase FolE2: protein MKDVQSGPADVAMAIDRVGVKGLKVPLSVRDRAHGRQQTVAAVDLAVDLPAEFKGTHMSRFVEILGQWRGDLDYASCKELLTELCARLQAGSAHARFLFPYFVTRAAPVSGIAGPMHYDCELDGELKAGRMTFTLRVEVPVMTVCPCSKAISDEGAHSQRAVVRIACRAKGFVWIEELVDIAESSASSPVYSLLKREDEKRVTENSFANPCFVEDVVRAAAKRLSEDERVTWFSVDVESQESIHNHAAYASIELSRP, encoded by the coding sequence ATGAAGGACGTGCAGAGCGGCCCGGCCGACGTGGCCATGGCCATCGACCGCGTGGGCGTGAAGGGGCTCAAGGTTCCGCTCTCCGTGCGCGACCGCGCGCACGGCCGCCAGCAGACCGTGGCCGCCGTGGACCTGGCGGTGGACCTGCCCGCCGAGTTCAAGGGCACGCACATGAGCCGCTTCGTGGAGATCCTCGGCCAGTGGCGGGGCGACCTGGACTACGCCTCGTGCAAGGAGCTCCTCACCGAGCTGTGCGCGCGGCTGCAGGCGGGCTCGGCCCACGCCCGCTTCCTCTTCCCCTATTTCGTGACCCGCGCGGCGCCCGTCTCCGGCATCGCCGGGCCCATGCACTACGACTGCGAGCTGGACGGTGAGCTCAAGGCGGGCCGCATGACCTTCACCCTGCGCGTGGAGGTCCCGGTGATGACCGTCTGCCCCTGCTCCAAGGCCATCAGCGACGAGGGCGCGCACTCGCAGCGCGCCGTGGTGCGCATCGCCTGCCGCGCCAAGGGCTTCGTGTGGATCGAGGAGCTGGTGGACATCGCCGAGTCCTCGGCCTCGTCCCCGGTCTACAGCCTGCTCAAGCGCGAGGACGAGAAGCGCGTCACCGAGAATTCCTTCGCCAACCCATGCTTCGTGGAGGACGTGGTCCGCGCGGCCGCGAAAAGGCTGTCCGAGGACGAGCGCGTGACCTGGTTCAGCGTGGACGTGGAGAGCCAGGAGTCCATCCACAACCACGCGGCCTACGCCTCGATCGAGCTGTCGCGCCCCTGA